One window of Amaranthus tricolor cultivar Red isolate AtriRed21 chromosome 13, ASM2621246v1, whole genome shotgun sequence genomic DNA carries:
- the LOC130799014 gene encoding protein SUPPRESSOR OF GENE SILENCING 3: protein MSSGRGVDKLGQGVSNISLGSSDDWETVSRKNKNKAGNNSGRQWGQWVQQNPHPKAWGQSDTAQRLGLNSNNASGRSQTTSSKDQRKQAGVATLPDGKHLTGSSVTPLIQHDSQVSEEKVDSEEDDLTDDDEYLLSDGSDSDEGPQTHETRKQHRMLKKFFNSLETLSVQEINELERQWHCPACQGGPGAIDWYKGLQPLLAHARTKGSQRVKLHRTFADVLDEELRRRGTSVTPAGESFGQWEGLKQEKKDHEIVWPPMVLIMNTILDKDDNDKWVGMGNQELIEYFKDYAAVRAKHSYGPKGHRGMSVLMFDSSAVGYAEAERLHKHFLGQGTGRNAWESQRRVLFYPGGKRQLYGFLARKDDLEEFNKHCQGKTRLKYDIMSYHEKVVIPMKQMSEDNQQLTWFKNKHAKDQRHNKALEESLNIVTAKLRKTMEENRIVRQRTKMKHEENKEEMDFQEHFFKDQIQQIHDATIAKEDRFEKLQQEERKKIEESRTVASSTEDYRRRAEEVTKFKQFQDEEMGKFAAERDELIRIHEYKKMEMKKKHWEEELKLEKEFDTELTKLMESYAPRPSIGVGVASGIASK, encoded by the exons ATGAGTTCAGGTAGAGGTGTTGATAAGCTCGGTCAGGGTGTTTCGAATATCAGCCTTGGATCTTCTGACGATTGGGAGACAGTCtctaggaaaaataaaaataaagctgGAAACAATAGTGGAAGACAATGGGGACAATGGGTCCAGCAAAACCCCCATCCCAAAGCATGGGGTCAATCTGATACAGCACAGAGACTTGGCTTAAATAGCAATAATGCCTCTGGAAGGTCCCAGACAACCTCAAGCAAGGACCAGAGGAAACAAGCTGGGGTTGCAACCTTGCCTGATGGTAAGCATTTGACTGGATCATCAGTCACACCCCTCATTCAGCATGATTCTCAGGTGAGTGAGGAGAAAGTGGATTCCGAAGAGGATGACTTGACCGATGATGATGAGTATTTGCTGAGTGATGGTTCTGATTCTGATGAAGGACCTCAAACTCACGAGACAAGGAAGCAGCACAGAATGCTGAAGAAATTTTTCAATAGTTTGGAAACTTTGTCAGTGCAGGAAATCAATGAACTTGAAAGGCAGTGGCATTGCCCTGCTTGTCAAGGTGGCCCTGGAGCCATTGATTGGTACAAGGGGCTCCAACCACTTTTGGCACATGCAAGAACTAAAGGTTCTCAAAGAGTGAAGCTTCATCGCACTTTTGCTGATGTCTTGGATGAGGAGCTCCGGAGAAGAGGAACCTCTGTGACGCCGGCTGGCGAATCCTTTGGGCAGTGGGAGGGTTTGAAGCAGGAGAAAAAAGATCATGAGATTGTCTGGCCTCCCATGGTTTTAATCATGAATACTATACTGGACAAAGATGATAACGACAAG TGGGTTGGCATGGGAAACCAAGAGCTTATAGAATACTTCAAGGATTATGCAGCTGTAAGGGCAAAACACTCTTATGGCCCCAAGGGGCATCGTGGAATGAGTGTTTTGATGTTTGACAGTTCAGCTGTGGGGTATGCCGAGGCGGAGCGACTTCACAAGCATTTTCTTGGACAAGGAACAGGAAGAAATGCATGGGAAAGTCAGCGGCGGGTGCTGTTTTATCCTGGTGGAAAGCGTCAACTGTATGGCTTCTTGGCAAGAAAAGATGATTTGGAAGAGTTCAACAAGCATTGCCAAG GGAAAACAAGACTGAAGTATGATATTATGTCATATCATGAGAAGGTTGTAATTCCTATGAAACAAATGAGCGAGGATAATCAGCAACTTACTTGGTTCAAGAATAAGCATGCCAAAGATCAAAGGCACAATAAAGCCCTAGAGGAGTCTTTGAACATTGTCACTGCAAAGCTTCGTAAGACCATGGAAGAAAATCGGATTGTGAGACAGAGGACTAAAATGAAGCATGAGGAGAACAAGGAAGAG ATGGATTTTCAAGAACACTTCTTTAAGGATCAGATCCAGCAAATCCATGATGCAACAATTGCAAAGGAGGACCGCTTTGAAAAGCTTCAGCAGGAGGAGCGAAAGAAGATTGAGGAGTCTAGGACAGTAGCCTCAAGCACAGAAGATTATAGGCGCAG GGCCGAGGAGGTGACAAAATTTAAGCAGTTCCAGGATGAAGAAATGGGGAAATTCGCTGCTGAGAGAGACGAGTTGATACGGATTCATGAGTAcaaaaagatggagatgaagaaGAAGCATTGGGAGGAGGAGTTAAAGCTAGAAAAAGAGTTTGATACTGAGTTGACAAAGCTAATGGAGAGCTATGCTCCTCGCCCCAGTATAGGTGTTGGTGTTGCTTCTGGTATTGCTAGCAAGTAG
- the LOC130798928 gene encoding AT-hook motif nuclear-localized protein 29-like, whose translation MSGYDQPCYPNPYLNPNPNPSSTQTSSGGLAMSRTGGRPAGSKNKSKQPIVVTRDTHNALRSHILEVSSGSDIMDSLSSYARQRGTGLSVISANGIVMDVALRDPTDTSSIVTLHGRFETLSLIGTVLPPPAPPGAGWLSIFLSVGQGHIVGGSVIGPLMASGPVLLMATSFSTAVFERLPLPLKDPSETNAATAREGTDANYPFAGVGGTDHYGLLGWSESARCPPFLL comes from the coding sequence ATGTCAGGATATGATCAACCTTGTTATCCGAATCCGTATCTGAATCCGAATCCAAATCCATCTTCAACACAAACAAGTTCTGGAGGATTAGCTATGAGTCGGACTGGAGGACGGCCTGCTGGatccaaaaacaaatcaaaacaacCCATCGTAGTAACCAGAGACACCCATAATGCTCTTAGATCTCATATATTGGAGGTGTCTTCAGGCTCAGACATAATGGATTCACTGTCCTCTTATGCCCGCCAGAGGGGAACAGGTCTCAGTGTTATCAGTGCAAATGGAATTGTTATGGATGTTGCCTTACGGGATCCTACTGACACCAGTAGTATTGTCACGCTGCACGGAAGGTTCGAGACATTGTCTCTAATAGGGACAGTACTGCCGCCACCTGCACCTCCTGGGGCTGGTTGGTTATCAATATTTCTGTCAGTAGGACAAGGACATATTGTGGGAGGCAGTGTGATAGGTCCATTGATGGCATCAGGACCAGTATTGTTAATGGCAACCTCTTTTTCGACCGCAGTGTTCGAGAGGCTGCCCCTGCCCTTAAAGGATCCATCTGAAACTAACGCAGCAACAGCAAGAGAAGGAACTGATGCTAATTACCCTTTTGCAGGAGTTGGTGGAACTGATCATTATGGTCTTTTGGGATGGAGTGAATCAGCTCGTTGTCCTCCAtttttgttatga